The proteins below come from a single Chitinophaga pinensis DSM 2588 genomic window:
- a CDS encoding DNA polymerase beta superfamily protein has translation MTLAQLQTETTDLLLKAISGSRAQHLHSPTSDTDIRGIFVLPAKELYGLNYTTQVANETNDEVYYEVGRFIDLLTKNNPNIIELLSTPDDCVLYRHPLIEKTKPEDFLSKLCKDTFAGYAASQIKKAKGLNKKIHNPVEPARKSILDFCYIIAGNGSIPLKKWLDNNGYTQEDCGLTQVDHFRDVYLLFHQHQINDGSYLKGIASGDTANDVQLSSIPVGVKHLVVMNFNKDGYSVYCREYLEYWEWVEKRNDARYQNTMSHGKNYDAKNMMHTFRLLSMAEEIATEHKVNVKRKDREFLLQIKAGAFEYEDLLKMVDEKMQKMDGLYARSGLPDAPDLNKAEDILVNIRASFYKHSI, from the coding sequence ATGACGCTCGCGCAACTACAAACAGAAACAACAGATCTGCTGTTGAAAGCTATCAGTGGCAGCAGGGCACAACACTTACACTCACCTACTTCAGATACGGATATCAGAGGAATTTTTGTGCTGCCTGCGAAAGAATTGTATGGATTGAATTATACCACACAAGTGGCCAATGAAACAAATGATGAAGTGTATTATGAAGTGGGCCGGTTTATAGACCTGCTCACTAAAAACAACCCGAATATTATTGAGTTGCTAAGTACGCCGGATGATTGTGTACTTTATCGTCATCCCCTGATAGAGAAGACCAAGCCTGAAGACTTTCTTTCAAAACTATGTAAAGATACTTTCGCTGGTTATGCGGCTTCGCAGATTAAGAAAGCCAAAGGCCTGAATAAAAAGATACACAATCCGGTGGAGCCTGCCCGTAAATCTATTCTGGACTTCTGTTATATCATTGCCGGTAATGGAAGTATTCCTTTGAAGAAATGGTTAGACAACAATGGATATACACAGGAGGATTGTGGTCTTACGCAGGTAGATCATTTCAGGGATGTTTATCTGCTCTTTCATCAGCATCAGATAAATGATGGTTCTTATCTGAAAGGAATTGCATCTGGTGACACTGCCAATGATGTGCAACTCAGTTCTATCCCTGTTGGCGTGAAACACCTGGTTGTAATGAACTTCAATAAGGATGGTTATTCCGTTTATTGTCGTGAATACCTGGAATACTGGGAGTGGGTGGAAAAGAGAAATGACGCCCGCTATCAGAATACCATGAGTCATGGTAAAAATTACGATGCTAAGAACATGATGCACACATTCCGTTTGCTTAGCATGGCAGAAGAAATTGCCACGGAACATAAAGTGAATGTAAAACGTAAGGACCGGGAATTTTTATTACAGATCAAGGCAGGCGCTTTTGAATATGAAGATCTCCTGAAAATGGTGGATGAAAAAATGCAAAAGATGGATGGCCTTTATGCCCGCTCAGGTTTACCTGATGCTCCAGATCTGAACAAAGCAGAAGATATATTGGTGAACATCAGAGCGTCATTTTATAAACATAGTATATGA
- a CDS encoding ribonuclease H-like YkuK family protein has protein sequence MQHINKWRRLNGDEIQRPIADEITEMLIAEREAGNDLKVCIGTDSQVKGRITEFATVIVFLRKGKGGFMYIHNFSTQRKMSIKERMLEEVGRSIEVAYSLCHIFTAYNVDMEVHADINTNPNFRSNDALKEAMGYIMGMGFTFRAKPHAFASTSCANKIVH, from the coding sequence ATGCAACACATCAACAAATGGAGGCGGCTTAACGGAGACGAAATACAACGGCCTATCGCAGATGAAATTACTGAAATGCTGATCGCTGAAAGAGAAGCTGGTAATGATCTCAAAGTCTGTATCGGCACCGATAGCCAGGTAAAGGGACGAATCACAGAATTCGCCACCGTTATCGTTTTTCTCCGGAAAGGTAAAGGTGGATTCATGTATATCCACAACTTCAGCACACAACGAAAAATGAGCATCAAAGAAAGGATGCTGGAAGAAGTGGGCAGAAGTATAGAAGTGGCTTACTCATTGTGTCACATTTTCACAGCATATAATGTGGACATGGAAGTACATGCAGACATCAACACCAATCCGAACTTCAGGAGTAATGATGCATTGAAAGAAGCAATGGGGTACATCATGGGAATGGGCTTTACCTTTCGGGCAAAGCCTCACGCCTTCGCAAGTACCTCCTGCGCAAATAAAATAGTACACTAA
- a CDS encoding LytR/AlgR family response regulator transcription factor, with translation MITLIIDDNAIARTTLLELTSQIKGVVVACECGNAIDAYNYLQENTVDLLLLDIEMPGMSGLELIKNMGNKKPVIIFTTSKKEYAVEAFELNVADYLVKPITPGRFLQAIEKARQVVESNKEEIRWENDEFIFIRDSNIVRRLKLEEILYAEAMGDYVKLFTAKKFFAVHTSLRSLEERLPASRFLRIHRSYMVAIDKIDTLQDGAVLIGEKSLPVADAYRKALNKRMNVL, from the coding sequence ATGATCACACTTATTATTGACGACAATGCCATCGCACGAACTACATTGCTGGAACTTACCAGCCAGATTAAGGGCGTTGTTGTTGCCTGTGAGTGCGGAAATGCCATTGATGCCTATAACTATCTCCAGGAAAATACAGTAGACCTGTTGCTGCTGGACATAGAAATGCCGGGAATGTCCGGACTTGAACTGATCAAAAACATGGGTAATAAGAAGCCTGTTATCATCTTTACAACTTCCAAGAAGGAGTATGCGGTAGAGGCATTTGAGCTCAATGTAGCAGACTATCTCGTCAAACCAATTACCCCAGGCCGGTTCCTGCAGGCCATCGAAAAAGCCCGGCAAGTGGTTGAAAGTAATAAAGAGGAAATCCGCTGGGAGAATGATGAATTTATCTTCATCCGGGATTCCAATATTGTCAGAAGACTGAAACTGGAAGAAATTCTCTACGCCGAGGCTATGGGCGATTATGTCAAGTTATTCACTGCCAAGAAGTTCTTCGCCGTACATACCTCCTTACGTTCCCTGGAAGAACGCCTGCCAGCATCTCGTTTTCTGAGAATACACCGTTCCTATATGGTCGCCATCGATAAAATAGACACCCTGCAGGACGGAGCCGTCCTCATAGGAGAGAAGAGCCTGCCCGTGGCAGACGCCTACCGTAAGGCCCTTAATAAGCGAATGAACGTACTATAA
- a CDS encoding ATP-binding protein has product MNNNRFTYLILTAFLIGTLILAFIQYNSSKNIDQLITGNQKLLRELQAGNKLRELERDIIWVESRIRAAIATDDTSHIEGVDAKIAEVEAFVDTLKDMNTDDSAVMYIERLQYLAGLKLHNKNQLMHEFFRTGRMDDTSLIANPRAREISNEISSVTRKIYDSRQHVMTELSNSINESSRRARNWGIILICLILMTAAGMLWFVMSRIRRQQQLILELDRSEKKIREIAMIKENFMTNMSHEIRTPLNAILGFTNLLKSRKLDDSSTEFVGSIQKAGENLLTIINDILDLSKIEAGMVRIESNPFSVRGLLHSIQTLFSEKVKEKKLVLQGEIASDVPDTLIGDATRLTQVLVNLIGNALKFTEKGGIVISVSNRQSDGNIIQLAFAITDTGIGIEPDKLGSIFDRFNQAEDSITRKYGGTGLGLSIVKDLVILQGGDISVESEPGKGTTFRFFIPYAIASRQMPIPDSIDISQFRITTNNEVKILVVDDNEMNRSLMKHLFTEWELSFDLASNGMEALDCLKKSRYDLILMDIQMPEMDGYTATRVIRKEMKLEIPIVAMTAHALAGEREKCLSNGMNEYISKPINEKELYQLINRFAAISNVRQEKATPVIPTAQIPAYQYINLDYMKEISQGNKVYEKKVTRQFIDAMPVELEQLQQAFHNNDITTLRSTAHNLKTTISIMGLTERLSPTLDELESAPAITPPLQIHIDLLKRFTDNAIKEAEDFYSQV; this is encoded by the coding sequence ATGAATAACAACCGCTTTACATACCTGATCCTTACCGCGTTCCTGATTGGTACGCTTATACTGGCCTTTATACAGTATAATTCCTCCAAAAATATCGATCAGCTGATCACAGGTAATCAGAAGCTGTTACGGGAACTCCAGGCGGGAAATAAGCTGCGGGAGCTTGAACGTGATATCATCTGGGTGGAATCCAGGATCAGGGCAGCAATTGCCACTGACGACACCTCTCATATCGAAGGGGTAGACGCCAAGATTGCCGAAGTGGAAGCATTTGTTGATACACTAAAGGACATGAATACGGACGATAGCGCCGTCATGTATATAGAACGCCTGCAATACCTCGCAGGGCTGAAATTGCACAACAAGAACCAGTTGATGCATGAGTTTTTCCGTACCGGCAGGATGGATGATACCAGTCTGATCGCCAATCCCCGGGCCAGGGAGATCTCTAATGAGATCAGTTCCGTAACCAGGAAAATCTATGACAGCCGTCAGCATGTAATGACGGAACTAAGTAACAGCATCAATGAAAGTAGTAGAAGAGCAAGAAACTGGGGTATCATCCTGATCTGTCTGATCCTGATGACAGCAGCTGGCATGCTCTGGTTTGTAATGAGCAGGATCCGCAGGCAGCAACAGCTGATACTGGAACTGGACAGATCGGAGAAAAAGATCCGTGAGATTGCCATGATCAAGGAGAATTTCATGACCAATATGAGCCATGAGATCCGTACCCCGCTGAATGCCATTCTTGGCTTTACCAATCTCTTAAAATCCCGGAAACTGGATGATTCTTCTACCGAATTCGTTGGTTCTATCCAGAAGGCGGGCGAGAATCTATTGACCATCATCAACGACATACTGGATCTCTCCAAGATCGAAGCCGGTATGGTCAGGATAGAATCCAATCCGTTCAGTGTACGCGGCCTACTACACTCTATACAAACGCTGTTCAGTGAGAAAGTAAAGGAAAAGAAACTGGTATTACAGGGAGAGATCGCTTCTGACGTACCCGATACGCTTATCGGCGATGCTACCCGTCTGACACAGGTATTAGTAAACCTGATCGGAAATGCGCTGAAATTCACAGAAAAAGGCGGTATTGTCATTTCTGTCAGTAACAGGCAGAGCGACGGAAATATCATTCAACTGGCATTTGCCATTACAGATACGGGCATTGGTATTGAGCCTGACAAACTGGGTTCCATCTTTGACCGTTTCAATCAGGCAGAAGATTCTATCACCCGGAAATATGGCGGTACAGGTCTGGGACTCTCTATAGTAAAAGACCTGGTCATATTACAGGGAGGAGATATTAGTGTGGAAAGCGAGCCGGGTAAGGGAACGACATTCCGTTTCTTTATTCCTTATGCCATTGCCTCCCGACAAATGCCGATACCTGACAGCATTGATATCAGTCAGTTCAGGATCACCACCAACAATGAAGTTAAGATACTGGTAGTAGATGATAACGAGATGAACCGCAGTCTGATGAAACATCTATTTACCGAGTGGGAGCTTTCCTTTGATTTGGCGAGCAATGGTATGGAGGCACTTGACTGTCTGAAAAAGAGCCGCTACGACCTGATACTAATGGATATCCAGATGCCGGAGATGGACGGTTATACCGCTACCCGCGTCATCCGCAAGGAAATGAAACTGGAAATACCGATAGTGGCCATGACCGCTCATGCGCTTGCAGGAGAAAGGGAAAAATGCCTGAGCAACGGGATGAATGAATACATCTCCAAGCCCATCAATGAAAAGGAGCTTTATCAGCTGATCAATCGTTTTGCTGCTATTTCAAATGTAAGACAGGAGAAAGCAACGCCGGTTATTCCGACGGCACAAATACCGGCTTATCAGTATATCAACCTGGACTACATGAAGGAGATCAGCCAAGGGAATAAGGTATATGAGAAAAAGGTTACCAGGCAGTTTATTGATGCCATGCCGGTTGAATTGGAACAGTTACAACAGGCATTTCACAACAACGATATTACAACATTAAGAAGTACAGCGCACAACCTGAAAACGACCATTTCGATTATGGGACTGACAGAGCGCTTATCTCCCACATTAGATGAACTGGAATCAGCACCGGCCATCACTCCGCCGTTACAGATTCACATTGATCTGTTGAAAAGATTCACAGACAATGCGATAAAGGAGGCAGAAGATTTTTACTCACAGGTGTAA
- a CDS encoding DsbA family protein has translation MLRPIFNAARDHYQGDPFAPVELVMYSDLHNAACASIYPAIQHLRSMMGNDLKFVLRHYPAPDKHPLSLDAAIATEIAAKYGKFWEMHDIIIENQTRLSRSIFPYLASAIGVDMAFFEEGRKHREVFHKIINDYEGASRNGVDAAPTIFINGKKYNGHLHYASLYKTCRYAITLKEMAF, from the coding sequence ATGCTACGTCCTATATTTAACGCCGCTCGCGATCACTATCAGGGAGATCCATTCGCCCCTGTTGAGTTGGTGATGTATTCTGATCTTCATAACGCAGCCTGCGCCTCTATATATCCTGCCATCCAGCACCTTCGCAGTATGATGGGTAATGATCTGAAATTTGTGTTGCGTCACTATCCGGCGCCAGATAAACATCCGTTATCACTGGATGCAGCTATTGCGACAGAAATAGCCGCCAAATACGGTAAGTTCTGGGAAATGCATGATATTATCATCGAGAACCAGACCCGCCTGTCACGCAGCATATTTCCTTATCTCGCGTCAGCTATTGGCGTAGATATGGCATTCTTCGAAGAAGGCAGAAAACACCGGGAGGTATTTCACAAGATCATCAATGACTATGAAGGCGCAAGCCGCAATGGTGTGGATGCTGCTCCTACGATCTTCATCAACGGCAAAAAATATAACGGGCATCTTCACTATGCCAGTCTTTACAAAACCTGTCGCTACGCCATCACGCTAAAAGAAATGGCATTCTAA
- a CDS encoding AraC family transcriptional regulator, with product MTTTKPFFEIYTFEQIRNNHEFNGNTPHAHELIEIIWTVSGNSFLKVDMQTYSPEGDQIFCIMPNQTHHFSIDEDEDAEGYIIRFNELFLQEYNSVYHADLLLVLIQSANIRYNREIRQEMGSIMDKLIQEFSHQQLYSPDILSRYLNIFFIHMSRQSHSQQPVSQQHHNVRQAKRFIQLVDQNFRSHKKVSEFAEQMCVTPSYLNEAIKKATGYTAGHHIRQRVILEAKRSAAYSDASMKEVAWDLGFTDICYFSKLFKKETGYNFSEFKKRQEKVLAV from the coding sequence ATGACTACCACCAAACCATTCTTTGAAATCTATACATTCGAACAGATCAGGAACAACCATGAATTTAACGGCAACACCCCACATGCTCACGAGCTCATAGAAATTATCTGGACCGTATCCGGCAATAGTTTCCTGAAAGTGGACATGCAAACTTATTCCCCTGAAGGCGATCAGATCTTCTGTATCATGCCTAACCAGACGCATCATTTCTCTATTGATGAAGATGAAGATGCAGAGGGTTACATCATCCGTTTCAATGAACTTTTTCTCCAGGAGTATAACTCAGTATATCATGCAGATCTGCTGCTGGTTCTCATACAATCCGCTAATATCAGATATAACCGGGAAATCCGTCAGGAGATGGGATCCATTATGGATAAACTTATCCAGGAGTTCAGTCATCAGCAGCTGTATAGTCCGGATATCCTGAGTCGCTATCTCAACATATTTTTCATACACATGTCCCGCCAGTCGCACAGTCAGCAACCAGTTAGCCAGCAGCATCATAACGTCAGACAAGCGAAACGTTTTATCCAGCTGGTAGACCAGAATTTCAGATCACACAAGAAGGTATCTGAATTTGCAGAGCAAATGTGCGTGACTCCCAGTTACCTGAACGAAGCTATAAAAAAGGCCACGGGGTATACCGCTGGCCACCATATCCGCCAACGTGTAATCCTTGAAGCCAAGCGCTCTGCTGCGTATTCAGATGCCAGCATGAAAGAAGTCGCCTGGGATTTAGGGTTCACGGATATCTGCTACTTCAGCAAGTTATTCAAGAAAGAGACAGGCTATAATTTTTCGGAGTTTAAGAAACGACAGGAAAAAGTTTTGGCTGTATAG
- a CDS encoding SMI1/KNR4 family protein, protein MPWAFIYLRSVAIKELVNAIGQKHRYPGIIIHPPATQKEIADFEERIGFELPAEFREFYFICNGFECTEDIFTIFSLATIQDYAKNYGSNWYNFADYMIASETWTLRQKADNRYEIFYEDGKQEVILSASLHEFLAHFLQGDVFDEGGLHHWYMQKLNAL, encoded by the coding sequence ATGCCGTGGGCTTTTATTTATCTTCGGAGCGTAGCAATAAAGGAACTAGTAAATGCCATCGGGCAGAAGCACCGATATCCAGGGATAATAATACATCCGCCTGCCACGCAGAAAGAGATAGCGGATTTTGAAGAACGGATTGGATTTGAGCTACCAGCTGAGTTCCGGGAATTTTATTTCATCTGTAACGGCTTTGAGTGTACAGAGGATATATTTACTATATTTAGTTTAGCAACCATTCAAGATTATGCTAAAAACTACGGAAGTAACTGGTATAATTTTGCGGATTACATGATCGCTTCAGAAACATGGACATTACGTCAGAAAGCTGACAACCGCTATGAAATATTTTATGAGGACGGTAAACAGGAGGTCATATTAAGCGCTTCATTACACGAGTTCCTGGCACATTTTCTTCAGGGCGATGTATTTGACGAGGGTGGACTACATCACTGGTATATGCAGAAACTGAATGCCCTATAA
- a CDS encoding DoxX family protein, with protein MNAKTSKLIYWIGAVFMSLWFGASGFFELTHNPVVWDITVQLGYPPHFIYILGVAKICGVVVLLTPEKLVRLKEWVFAGMFFDIIFAFFSKLAVLNFAATIDAIIAFTVLSVTYAMFRKLYPATYEKA; from the coding sequence ATGAACGCAAAAACATCAAAATTAATTTATTGGATAGGTGCAGTATTCATGTCTTTATGGTTCGGTGCAAGCGGCTTCTTTGAGTTAACGCATAATCCTGTTGTATGGGACATCACAGTACAACTGGGCTATCCTCCACACTTTATCTATATTCTCGGCGTAGCGAAGATCTGTGGTGTTGTTGTGCTATTAACACCAGAAAAACTGGTTCGACTGAAAGAATGGGTATTTGCCGGCATGTTCTTCGACATTATTTTCGCATTCTTCTCCAAACTGGCTGTACTTAATTTCGCAGCAACAATAGATGCCATTATTGCATTTACAGTTTTATCCGTAACTTATGCTATGTTCAGGAAACTGTATCCTGCGACATATGAAAAGGCTTAA
- a CDS encoding Eco57I restriction-modification methylase domain-containing protein yields MKQKIRSLINQFIGNLNIEEKKISVKDLSIFFSVLLATFSLRKNSGLKIDSEYASYRSAFASEFELIQQRFPELMDIFSLIESQIRTELLINIFEKLDAIYQEEDGDLDDIISWSYQYLKRDLEKAAFKKVGQDNVKIKNSDLLFTTQFFTDKYMVKYIVTQALSGFKGARIRDVVLIDCASGGGNFLTYGFNILFRLYQQTFPSWSNQAIVDVLLQEAITGYDLDNNLSKIAALSLFVKASIYAIPSPATTINIYGGQADDNLGFLNPDIISDTIGALTFRTRLDKIDKAGKIKVFLTNPPFMGKRDMDTSLKNYLQKNIPESKGDLCVSFIQRIIQEMNGHDRLGVVSQNNWLYLSSFSDFRKMFLEKETLIECVDLGSNAFEDIKGEKTNIALFIIGDSSDKTTHFYNLKNLSYHEKKKMVSDKAFPIDLTFSLAQHQFLKNNNFEFNYHLEHRFENIQKLDLYANFGSPMQGTSTGNNAEFVKFAWEVNGNPDWKLVSKGGGFSKWMGLNYYKVNWGTNAEKIKSNKGSALRNIDKIPNTQLVYSDTGTLGLNVRILKENQVFIASGPGIIVSSGDMYAHLAFLNSKVATFLLKLINPKFTISAGYISKIPVAPNILNDTFIADLSRKCLALKEEYLKGKLPNIEFEHQEYHLIKDLDAHLKHCILSDLQNDYQRLLLESEIEAAIRKQYNFDEKELKELNSVVGELAVFNKKKMEETDIEKLDMLLSKTMDINCFSSSKSINGFSVGSESILEDLSYKLDTNPSFILSFIKKNISQFKTTKAKYFNDLLHKIMLYELGVKQIFTYKSQVVSIESLIRSLKKYTFLAKRDDLLSLITPILLKHHQTSFFNKPLISLSGESLTIGYSHNG; encoded by the coding sequence TTGAAGCAGAAAATCAGAAGTCTCATTAATCAATTTATTGGAAACTTAAATATTGAAGAGAAAAAAATCTCCGTTAAAGATTTAAGTATTTTCTTTTCTGTTTTGTTAGCCACCTTCTCCCTCAGAAAAAATAGCGGTTTAAAAATAGACTCAGAGTATGCATCTTATCGTTCCGCATTTGCGTCTGAATTTGAACTTATACAACAGCGATTTCCGGAACTGATGGATATTTTTTCTCTGATTGAATCCCAGATCAGAACTGAACTCCTTATCAATATTTTTGAAAAATTAGACGCTATATATCAGGAAGAAGACGGCGATCTTGATGACATCATTTCCTGGTCTTATCAATACCTGAAAAGAGATTTGGAAAAAGCCGCTTTTAAAAAGGTGGGACAAGACAATGTAAAAATTAAAAATTCAGATTTACTATTCACAACGCAGTTTTTTACTGACAAGTACATGGTAAAATACATTGTCACCCAGGCGCTTTCCGGGTTTAAGGGAGCGCGTATTCGTGATGTTGTTCTCATTGATTGTGCCTCCGGAGGAGGAAATTTCCTGACTTACGGATTTAATATTCTTTTCAGGCTTTATCAACAAACATTCCCTTCCTGGTCAAACCAGGCTATCGTAGATGTATTATTGCAGGAGGCTATAACAGGCTATGATTTAGATAATAACTTATCAAAAATCGCAGCACTCTCCCTGTTTGTGAAAGCATCAATTTATGCAATACCTTCTCCGGCAACTACAATCAATATCTATGGTGGACAGGCGGATGACAATCTGGGCTTTTTAAACCCTGATATTATTTCTGATACCATTGGAGCATTGACTTTCAGAACCCGGTTAGACAAAATCGATAAAGCTGGAAAAATAAAAGTGTTCTTAACAAATCCTCCGTTTATGGGCAAAAGGGATATGGACACTTCACTAAAAAACTATCTCCAAAAAAACATTCCTGAAAGCAAGGGAGATCTTTGTGTATCCTTCATTCAGAGAATCATCCAGGAGATGAATGGCCATGACAGACTTGGCGTTGTATCTCAAAACAATTGGTTGTATTTATCTTCCTTTAGTGATTTCAGGAAAATGTTTCTTGAAAAAGAAACGCTCATAGAATGTGTTGATTTGGGAAGCAATGCATTTGAAGATATAAAGGGTGAAAAAACGAATATAGCGCTATTTATTATTGGCGACTCTTCCGACAAAACGACTCACTTTTATAATTTAAAAAATCTCAGCTACCATGAGAAGAAAAAAATGGTATCGGACAAAGCTTTCCCAATAGATTTAACTTTTTCATTAGCACAGCACCAATTTTTAAAAAATAACAATTTCGAGTTCAACTATCATCTTGAACATAGATTTGAGAATATTCAAAAATTAGATTTATACGCTAATTTTGGCTCCCCGATGCAGGGTACATCAACGGGCAACAATGCCGAGTTTGTGAAATTTGCCTGGGAAGTCAATGGAAATCCTGACTGGAAACTTGTAAGTAAAGGAGGGGGGTTCAGCAAGTGGATGGGATTGAACTACTATAAGGTAAACTGGGGAACAAATGCAGAAAAAATAAAATCTAATAAGGGTAGTGCGTTGAGAAACATTGACAAAATCCCCAACACACAACTCGTATATAGCGATACAGGCACACTAGGGTTAAATGTAAGAATATTAAAAGAAAACCAGGTTTTCATTGCATCAGGTCCAGGGATCATCGTTTCGTCCGGCGACATGTATGCACACCTTGCCTTTCTAAATTCAAAAGTTGCAACATTCCTGCTGAAACTTATCAATCCTAAGTTTACCATTAGTGCAGGTTATATTTCAAAAATACCTGTAGCGCCGAACATCCTTAACGATACATTTATTGCAGACCTGAGCAGAAAATGTCTTGCGTTAAAAGAGGAATACCTCAAGGGCAAGTTGCCCAACATTGAATTTGAGCATCAGGAATACCATCTTATCAAAGACCTGGATGCACACCTTAAACATTGTATACTATCGGATCTGCAAAATGATTATCAACGCCTGTTACTGGAGTCAGAAATCGAAGCAGCCATCAGAAAGCAATATAATTTTGATGAAAAAGAGCTGAAGGAACTGAATAGCGTTGTAGGAGAGTTAGCCGTCTTCAATAAAAAGAAGATGGAGGAAACTGACATTGAAAAATTAGATATGCTTTTGTCGAAAACTATGGATATAAATTGTTTTTCGTCAAGTAAGTCCATCAATGGGTTTTCAGTCGGTAGTGAGTCTATATTGGAAGACCTGTCTTATAAACTAGACACAAATCCTTCATTCATTCTTTCTTTTATAAAAAAGAATATATCGCAGTTTAAAACGACCAAAGCAAAGTATTTTAATGATCTGTTACACAAAATCATGCTGTACGAATTGGGCGTAAAACAAATATTCACTTATAAATCTCAGGTGGTAAGTATAGAAAGTTTAATCAGGTCCTTGAAAAAATATACTTTTCTGGCAAAACGGGACGATCTGTTATCATTGATTACCCCTATTTTGTTAAAGCATCACCAAACAAGCTTTTTTAATAAACCCCTGATATCACTTTCCGGGGAAAGTTTAACTATCGGATATTCACACAATGGATAA